The genomic window TATTGTATTTTATATACAAAATTGAATTATAAAAACTGTATGATTAAATCTGCAGTTTTTTAGTTATGTAAATTTATTTGACGTTTAGAATACATCGTTCCGCTCAAATCCTGGAGTGTATAAGAAATAATTAAGCATGTATTGCTACTATATCCGACGTTTTAGATGGTCTATCACTTTGCCATTGTATTTGCCAAATTATTTTTTTCTTTAAAATTTTTCATAATTTAATTATATCTCAAATAATTTAAGTGGTTTTGAAAACTCCTTATCTTAACCTACCTAAACCATCTATGTTCGATTTTGTCTATCATAGTTTTACTTTTCATATTCTGTGGTTTAAAATAGAATAAAAGGCAAGCTTTTAAAATTATTTTATGAAAGGATATGACAATATGGATCTACCAGTTGAGCAGATTTTAGCAAGGAGGATATCACAGAATTTTTCTAATTGTTTAAAAAAATCAAGATATAAAAGAAGCACCTTTCCTGGGAATAACTCAGATTTAAAGAGAATTGAAGAAGACGATAGAATTATTGAATATAAATATAAAAATGGGAAAATGACAACGTCAAGTATTATAACTGAAGGGTTTATTCAATCTTGTATAGAAATTTTTAAATGTGATAAAATTGATTTTATATTTGGTGGAGAAGAGGAATTAGAAAGTTTATTATATCTAATATTTTATAGCGCTTCTAGACTTGCTTTTATACATGATCTAGATGCAGGGAGAAAAGGTCCGAAACCTAGAATTAGAGCGAAAAATAAACGGGATATAATGTTGCAAAAAAGTTTATGCAACCTTTTCTCATTTTCTGCAGAGTATTGTACAAAGAGGCAAAATCTTGCAGATTTAAAGATCTCAGAAATGCATTTTTACGAATATGTTGACCGAGAAATAAGATTCTTTGGTCAAAATTTTGTACCAATTAATGCCATTCTAAATAATGATAATTTTGAAGATTTATTCTATATATCTATTCCTTTCAATGAAATTTTCAGATTCTTTTGGGCATTCATAAAAGACAAATTTACACTATCGTTTAAGCATAAAATCATTAAATATTTAGTAACAGTTCCTCCCGGTTCTAAAGAAAAGCCTATAAAATTTCATGAGGTAAGCCAGAGAATTAATGATTGGTTATATGAAGATGTAGCAAATATTATAATTCCTGATGTGATTAGTAGACTTGAAAATAATCAGATATTTTCATTAGGACTCATAGTGAAAAATTTACTTGATGCTAGAAGTAGATTATTTAAAGATTATTCAAATGCTCAACAGGACTCAATAATAAACGCAGAAATAGTGAAAACATCATTTATTAATGTAGAGGAGTTTGAAGAACAATTTATTTCAGAAGAAGAAATACGTTGCGGAGATTTATATAGTAAAATAAATGAAGTAAATAAAAGTGGGCATGATTTGAGAATTGACTATCGGATAGAGAATAACAAAAGAGCGATTAATTTCTTTGCGAAAAATATTTTGCAAGATATTGAAGCACTTTGTGAATCTCTGACTAGTATTCAAAAAACTTTTTTAAATACAGTCTCTATTGAAATGGAAGAAACAATTTTAAATATATAGTGAGAGGCTCTAATTAGTCTTTTAAAAGGAGAGGATGTGTTTCCTCTCCTTTTCGTATGTAATTATAATTTTTATTTTTGAAATTTCGTTAGGAAGTTCGTTAGAACGAACGATTTTTTTTAACGAATATCATAATTTTTAAAAAAAGTATTTAGGCTATAATAGTCTTGTCGGATGAATGAGCTCATATTTGACAATAATTTTAAAATAAAATTTAAAAGAGGTAAATCAGATGAAAACACGAAACCGTAAAAACGGCTATTCAGCCAACACAGCTAAACAATATGTAGATCAAAAACAAGCGATTCACTGCTTGAGTACTGAATTTGAAGCACAAATCAAGTTTGAAGATGGTCAACCAACTGGTGAGATTATCGGCCACAAAGCCTGGTTCACTCAAAAAGGTTTGCCACCATTCCAAGTCAAATTCGAATCTGAAGTTGCTCTTCCAGCATATTTAGCGATGGTTGATTTTGACAACCTTGAAGCTTGCGAAGTTGGTTACAATGTCTATTTCCGTGCTAATAATCTTAAAGAGGTTAAATAATGACTGATAAAGAGCTTGCTCAATACTTGCTCCAAGCCCTAAATATGGGACTTGGCAGTATTATGCAGGGAGAGACTAGCTACACTAATAGTTTTGATATTAAAATCCTGCAAGAAGGTTTTATGTTTATACCGAGACTACCATCGGGCTATATCATTGACGATGAACTTTATCAGAAGATTTTTCTGATTGCTAATGCTGCTCTCTATCCACGATATACAGTTCTCAAACAGAACTCTGCTTACTTTCTTTCTCTTGAAACTGATGATATCCACGTTCAAAGAGGATTATTTTTCCCTTGGAAATTAGGTATCTCTGAACGCTTAATAATTCCTGATTTAGATGAATTAGTAGGCAATCAAAAAGGGTATTTTATTCCAATCATGAAAAATCTTACTCTTGATTACAACAAAGTAACTTCGATGGCTATTGCAGGAAACAGTGGTTCTGGTAAGTCTTATGCTCTAACCTATTTTCTTAGCTTACTAAAAAATATTTCGGACTTGATTATTGTAGATCCAAAATTTGATACACCTTCCAGGTGGGCACGTGAAAATGGGATTGCAGTTTTTCATCCTCAGCGTAATCGCTCTAAGTCAGATTTTGTATCAGAAATTAATGAAAATCTAAGTTCAAGTTTGAATCTTATTCAAGAACGCCAAGAGATTCTATATGAAAATCCTGAGGAAGAATTTAAGCATTTAACAATTGTAATAGATGAAGTTCTAGCTCTTTCAGAAGGTGTCAATAAAACGATAAAAGAATCTTTCTTTTCCCTCTTATCCCAAATTGCTCTGCTAGGGCGAGCGACTAGGGTTCACCTTCTATTAGTTAGCCAACGTTTTGATCATAATACAATTCCGATTTCTGTTCGTGAGCAATTAAACGTACTAATCCAGATTGGAAATATCAATAAGAAAACAACACAATTTTTGTTCCCAGACTTGGATCCAGAAGGTATTGTTATCCCGATAGGGAAAGGTACAGGATTAATTCAAATCATTGATAATGAGCATCCATATCAAGTTCTTCCCTTGCTATGTCCAACGTATTACACTAAGAAAGGTATTTTATGATTGTTAAAACAAATTTCTTTCAAAGAACATTTAATATCACAGTTATCCTTCTAACCTATAGCTTGCTTTTCCTTTTAATTACATTAGGATTTAAACTCCTATATGATTTGATGGAAAATATTCAAAGTACATACTTATCTAATCTGTTTGCAACTATACGATATTGGATAAGTCAAGGTGAGTACTATACAAAAATCCTATCTATCCTCTTATCGTTAATTTCAGTAGCACTCATAATAATAGAGTTACTTCTGCGTTCTCTTTATGATACACCTGTCAACTACTTTAAATCTGCATATCAAACAATTCGACTAGCACAGTTTTTACGACAAGATGAGAATTCTCAACTAGCATTTTCAATTGATAACTCTTCTACTGTGACAAGGTTCAATCCTATTTTAAGAAAATTCAATAGAGCAACATCTAAGTGCGTTGTTGATGTAAGAAAAGATTCTGTGACGATTGTGATTAAGTATCCAAAGACGCAACAGGCTCAGAAATTATTGAGAGATATGGAAGCCTATATCAAAGAAGAAATTTCTAGTCGCAATCCAGACTATTATTTCTCTGCACCAGACAGGAAAGGAAATAAACTATGGTTTAAATCTACCAAGAGATACTAGTGGCAGTACTCGGTTCACGTAGTGAAGACCGAAAGTGCTGCCTTATCATAAAATCTAATTGACAGAACCAATGGGGTTACTACGACCCCCATTGGTTCAATAATCAATAATCACATGAATTGCAAAAACTTGGAAATTCTAATTGAAAGGAGGTATTCATGCCCAAAGATAAACGTTCGAATAAGTGGGCATTCCTGATTTATCAAGAAAGCGCGCCGGAAAATTATTTAGACGTCCTTGAAGAAATGCATATTCCATTTGTCCTGAGCCCTTGGCATGACAAAGACATCAACAAAGAAACTGGAGAATTTAAAAAAGCACACAAACACGGAGTTCTATTTTTCGAATCACTTAAAAGCTATACGCAGGTATCAGAGTTACTAACTGAGAAACTCAACACACCTTCTCACGTAGAAGTTGTCATGTCACCAAAAGGAATGTACGATTATTTCATACACGCAGAGAATCCTGATAAAACACTCTACAATATCGATGAAATTGAATCAGGTTGTGGTTTTGAATTGGAGCAATTTCTAATCACTAACAATAACGAACAATTTCTTTCAACTGTGATTGATATTATCGAAGTTCACAACTTTACTGAGTTTAACAATCTTGTTAGATATGCACGAGTTGAAAATCCTTCGCTGTTGAATCTCATCATTGATAAGACGTACTTTTTCGCAAAGTATCTGGATTCGCGTAGACACTCAAGTCATAGAAAAGGGAGTGAAAAATGACGAATAATGAACTCATAAAATTAAATCAAATTGAGCAGATTTTGAATTGTTTGCTAGCTTTGATGCAGAAACAAGAAAATACTCAAAAACATGTAAGTATACTTACTCAAAAAGAGCTGCTCTCGGTACTGAAAATTTCACCAAATACGTTGAAGTCTTGGGAGAAGACCGGACTAAGGCGTCTTGAACCACCGATTGAGGGAACTAGAACAGTGTTTTATAGAATAGAGGATGTACTGACCTATTTAACTCCTTGATTCTAAAAAAATGTGCTAAAATAGTAATATCACATAGAATAATGTGAGGTTGTTATTTTAGCCTTTTATATATATCCGAACGTGAAAGGCTACTATGCAGAAAGAAACTATCATTCACAACAATCGAAAAGTCATTAAAACTACCAAAAATAATGGAACTATTAGCTATACGCAACGTGGGGTGTATATTGGTGTAGATGTTAAGACTGGAAAAAAAGTTACATCATCTATAACTGCTAAAACTCTGAAAAGTCTGGACAGGAAAATCATTCAAGCTCGGATTGATTTTGAAGCAAAGGGATCAACTCTAAAAGAAACTTTGTTGATTAATAACTTCGAGGAATTAGCAGAAGCCTGGTTTGTCAGTTTTGTAACTTGGGTGACTTCTCAGAATACGATTAATCGAGTTCGAAGCTATCTTGACACCTATCTCATCCCTAAGTTTGGAGAATATAGGCCTGAAGAGATAAAATCTGCAGATATTCAGATTTGGGTTAATAAATTAGCCCAACAATCTAAAAAATCTGTTGAATCCGGTGTAAAGAAATCCAAAAAGGGACACGCAAAAGATTTCGGTGCAGTTATCTATAAACTCAGTGATATTTTCAATTATGGGATTACGAATTTCGAACTTTCTCATAATCCAGCTCGGACGGTAAAAATCCCTCCGAAACCGAAGGTGGTAAAGGAGAGAATCATGGTATTGCATGGAGAAGACTTGGCTACTTGGCTGAACTATCTTGATACTCTTCCTGATACTCGAGCAAATCGAAGATTTAAGGTTATCTGCGATACGTTACTAGCTTCTGCGCTTAGAATTAATGAGCTTCTTGCTTTAACGATTCATGATCTTGATTTTGATTCCAATGAAATTATCGTCAATAAAACGCTAATGTGGAAAGCTGGAGATAAGAAACTTGGAATCAAGGGTGAGATGATTTGCAAGAGCAGTGCTAAAACTGATGCTGGTAACAGGAGAGTTGCAGTTCCGAGACAAGTTTTGGATGACTTGAAAGCTTTTCATGCTGAGATGAGTGATTACTTTGTGAGTCATGATTTACCAACTGTGGACCTAATTTTCCCAACAATTTACGGTAACTATATGTGTGATAGAAATGAACGTGCAACGCTTAAAAAGCGTTTGACTGAGTTGGGACTGCCAAACTATGGCTTCCACCTTTTCCGTCATACACATGCTTCTTTGATGCTGAATGCTGGTGCAAACTGGAAAGAGCTCCAGATAAGAATGGGCCATAAGTCGATCAAAACGACAATGGACACTTATGCTGAATTAGCACCGAAAAAGAAGGCAGAAGCAGTTGAAATCTACCTCAAAGAAATTGCAAAATTGACGGCATAGCAAAATGACTACATTTATGACTACATTTTCTATAGAATAATCTAAAAACATTGATATGACGGTGTTTAAAGGGTGCTAAAATAACATTCACAACCTTTACAGAAGTTAAATAAGCACACCTAACTCAAAACGCCTTACTGGGCGTTTTTTGCTTTATTGGTTAGCAATCTATAACTTTTCAGGAGAGATTTATGGCATTTTATCTTTGGATGTTCCCGCTACTCTTTATCTTTCACGATATGGAAGAAATTATCGGTCTTGTCCCTTGGATTCATCTCAACGAAACCTTGCTGGCTCAAAAGGCTCCAGCTATTCTTAAAATCCACAAAGGAATTACAACAGAGGGATTTGCTCTTGCTGTTTTTGAGGAGTTTCTCATTGTCTTAACCATCACTTTATTAGCGTATTTTAGTCAATCTAGAGCGCTCGAATTAGTTTGGCTAGGAGGATTTGTGGCCTTTGCGCTCCATCTCTTGCTTCACATTGGACAATCAATTCTTCTTCGCAAATATATTCCTGCTCTCATCACTTCTATCCTTTGTTTTCCTATCAGTGCTTATTTGATTACAGACATTGTACATTTATGGCGAGTTTCGACTAGCGAATTTTTCCTATTTTCACTGGTCGCTTCAGGCATCGTCGTCATCAATCTCCTCTTTGCTCTCTGGCTTGGGAAAAAGTATTCCGCCTGGCTTGCCCATCACCATTAACAAAAGTTCCTTGCAATTTCATTTTGCAGGGAATTTTTTTATCCTCCTTCTCAGTTAAGAAGTGTTCTATAGTTTTTTAAGACAAAGCAAAAAGCCCACTGTTGTAGGCTTCTTACAATATAAATTCTTATCTTAAAGCATCTTGTTGTAGAATTCAACGACAAGTGCTTCGTTGATTTCTGGGTTGATTTCGTCGCGTTCTGGTAAGCGAGTCAATGAACCTTCCAATTTTTCAGCGTCGAATGATACGAATGCTGGACGTCCAAGAGTAGCTTCTACTGCTTCAAGGATTGCTGGAACTTTCAATGATTTTTCACGAACTGAGATCACTTGACCTGGAGTTACGCGGTATGATGGGATATCAACACGTTTTCCGTCAACAAGGATGTGACCGTGGTTTACAAATTGACGAGCTTGACGACGAGTAGTCGCAAGACCAAGACGGTAAACAACGTTATCCAAACGACGTTCCAAAAGAAGCATGAAGTTGAAACCTAGGATTCCGCCTTTGATTTTTGTAGCTTGTACGAACAAGTTACGGAATTGCTTTTCACCTACACCGTAAGTGAAACGAAGTTTTTGTTTTTCAGCCAATTGCAAACCGTATTCTGACAATTTAGAACGGTTGTTTGGTCCGTGTTGTCCTGGTACGTAGTTACGACGTGCCAATTCTTTACCTGTACCTGTAAGTGAAAGGCCAAGGCGACGAGCTTGTTTCCAAGATGGTCCTGTATAACGTGACATGTGTATGTCCTCCTGATATAAATAATATTTCGGTGGAAATAGTCACTTAGAAAGCCCTGATTCGTGCAGATGCCCTTCGCCTAAACAGCCAAGGTTACTTGTCATAAGACACCTGTTGACGAGCTTCATGCTTTCCTGCTGCTATTTCACACAAAGACTATTGTACCATGAAAAGCTAGATTTGTAAAGGGATTTATAAGTTGAACTAAATTATTTTAATATTGCAGTGTCAACAAACAGCACTCCCTCTATCTTTCTAAGTGGTTTTTTAGAATGAAAATAGAGTGAGGAACATCTGAAAAGACCTGACTTAAAAATTCTAGATGTTGCTTGTCTTCACTATTCAAAGATACAGTATGTTTTACATTTACAGTGCCATCATTATTCTCAATAATTTGATGACCAAAAAGAATATCACCGAATGGAGTTGCCGTTTTATCCCAAAATTCTTCAAGAGGTTTTACAAGCGTGAGCTGATATTCCATAGGGGGCATTCCTTCGAGTTCCATAGTTCCGTATGAACCCGTCTCAAATCCACCTTTTAATGTAATATTTTTTAAATCTTCTTCCCAATCATACCACTTTTCAATATTTTCATAGTAGGCCCATACATCTTCTTTTGATGCTCTTATGTTTAAACTAAAACTAAATTCCATTTTGACACTCCTTTTAATATAAGTGTACTTATTATAAAACAACTTATAATGTTTGTCAAATGATTTTTCATCATAGCATTAGCATTTCTTCTAAATGGGCTACCTGCTTTGGTTCTGCTTTTCATACTGATAAAATGGGATAAGAACGATGTCTTGGTCGTATGGCTTGATATTCGCTCTCTTATTTAGCCATTTAGGCAATAGTGCAATTCCTTTCCCGTTTTCAACTAAGCTGATAATATTCTCAAAAGAATCAATTTCTACAACTGATTTTAAATGAGTAAACTTCATTAAGCTTTGTTTTCTAAAAGGGCAATTTTTATCTTTATTAACGAATATAGGCATTTCCTCAGTAGCCTTTATATTGCTCGAACAAGCATAAACTGACTCGATATGCCCAATAATCTCATCATAATGCTTTAAATTTTCAATTTTTTGAAAGCAAAAAATTTTATCAAAGTCTTCCTGATGAGCAATGATTGGTATATCCGAAGTTTTTTGGATATTGATCTCACTTTTATTCAAATCAATTGTTTGTGAATTATTAATATCGTGATTAAATAACAATTCTGAAATTAAGATGGATATTTTCGAGGTTTCACATTTCTTTTTTAATTTCTCTAAATTGTTAGAAGTTTCCTTACAAAATTGATAAAATAAGTCTCCACTTTCTGTCGGGACTAAACCATTATATTTTCTGTAAAATAATTTCGTATCTAATTCAGTTTCAAGCACTTTCAATCTAGCGCTGAGATTAGATTGTGCATATTGTAAGATCTTTGAACTTTTGTTTATTGATCTTGTCTCATAGATCGTCACAAAAATGCTCATATCATTAAAATTCATTTAAAACACCTTATCACTTTTTGTGATAATTATATCATTTTTAAGTATTATTCAACATGATATAAATCATTTATACTGTGAATAGTTAATTAGAAAAGAGGTACCGCAATGCAAGCAATGCAATATACTATAAAATTACCAGCAGATTATGATATGGATATCATTAGACAACGTGTCCGAAATACAGGTCATTTGATGGATGGATTCGACGATTTGTTTTTCAAAGTTTATTTAATCTCTGAAAAATCTGAAGGCCAATTATTTAACAGTTACTGTCCGCTATATATTTGGAAAAATACCAACGGAATGACAAAATTCATATTTGATGGCTACTTTGATCATATTTTAAATTCGTTTGGCTGGCAAAATATTGAAATCGGAATAACTTCATCAGTCGAAATATCTGATCATTTTGACTCAAGTAAATATGCTACATTAGAAGTCATTGATATAGAAGAATCTGAAAGTTTAAAATCCTTTACCATTCACGAGCAAATGCAAAACAACGAAAGTGGCAAAGCCGTTATTTTCAATCCTGATAAATGGAAAAAATGTATCTTTACTTTTTATACCAATAAACCCGACACACAACTACCAACATTTGAAATTTTGCACATTTCACAATAAGCGCTTATGATAAGTTATAGGGAAACGCCTGAGTAAACACTTCTTCAGTATTTTGCACACTATGATAGTATACTTGCTCTTCCCAAAATTGTATGACCTTTACTGTCATTGGCTAAATGAAAAAATCGTTACGACATGTAACGATTTTTTGGCTATGCTATTAACTCAATTCGGCGATAATAGCCTTGAGCTTGTCTTTGGTGTAAACACTAGCCCCGTATAAATCTGACACCCCTCTAGTGTCAGATTTGAAATCACCTGATTTATCAACCATTCTAGCAACTGTGTCATCTTGTAAGAGACCAAGGTAAATTCGATTAGCTAGATTTCCTGATTTACTTGTAGATTGTTGAACCTCATGAATTAATCCATACTCTGTGAGTTGCTTCTTAATTCTTAATAGAGTAGATTTTGAACAGTTAAGGATCTTCATCAATCCAATTATTCTTGAAAGAAAGATCTAGTCTATCTTTAAGCATAGCATAAGCGGCTTTTGCATCTAACCTCATATCTTCATAAATAGGATTTTCAAACAAAACCTTTGGTAAGGCATAAAAGCGATCAGATGTCTGATAATGGCTGGCACTAATAAACTGAATTTGTCTCATCAATTACACCTCTTTCAGTCTAAAGTCACCGTTCACGTTAAATCCTATCAATCCAAAGGCCTCAAGTTCTTCTATACTTGCTATTATTTCTTTTCGTGTTGAACCTGTTTCCTTCATCAAAAACTGGATTATCATCTCTCTTGAAATTCTCTCCTTACTTTTTCGTCTCATAATTTTACCTCCCAAAACACAAAAAAGAGCTAACGG from Streptococcus oralis includes these protein-coding regions:
- a CDS encoding cell division protein FtsK → MTDKELAQYLLQALNMGLGSIMQGETSYTNSFDIKILQEGFMFIPRLPSGYIIDDELYQKIFLIANAALYPRYTVLKQNSAYFLSLETDDIHVQRGLFFPWKLGISERLIIPDLDELVGNQKGYFIPIMKNLTLDYNKVTSMAIAGNSGSGKSYALTYFLSLLKNISDLIIVDPKFDTPSRWARENGIAVFHPQRNRSKSDFVSEINENLSSSLNLIQERQEILYENPEEEFKHLTIVIDEVLALSEGVNKTIKESFFSLLSQIALLGRATRVHLLLVSQRFDHNTIPISVREQLNVLIQIGNINKKTTQFLFPDLDPEGIVIPIGKGTGLIQIIDNEHPYQVLPLLCPTYYTKKGIL
- a CDS encoding replication protein, with the protein product MPKDKRSNKWAFLIYQESAPENYLDVLEEMHIPFVLSPWHDKDINKETGEFKKAHKHGVLFFESLKSYTQVSELLTEKLNTPSHVEVVMSPKGMYDYFIHAENPDKTLYNIDEIESGCGFELEQFLITNNNEQFLSTVIDIIEVHNFTEFNNLVRYARVENPSLLNLIIDKTYFFAKYLDSRRHSSHRKGSEK
- a CDS encoding helix-turn-helix transcriptional regulator, which produces MTNNELIKLNQIEQILNCLLALMQKQENTQKHVSILTQKELLSVLKISPNTLKSWEKTGLRRLEPPIEGTRTVFYRIEDVLTYLTP
- a CDS encoding tyrosine-type recombinase/integrase, coding for MQKETIIHNNRKVIKTTKNNGTISYTQRGVYIGVDVKTGKKVTSSITAKTLKSLDRKIIQARIDFEAKGSTLKETLLINNFEELAEAWFVSFVTWVTSQNTINRVRSYLDTYLIPKFGEYRPEEIKSADIQIWVNKLAQQSKKSVESGVKKSKKGHAKDFGAVIYKLSDIFNYGITNFELSHNPARTVKIPPKPKVVKERIMVLHGEDLATWLNYLDTLPDTRANRRFKVICDTLLASALRINELLALTIHDLDFDSNEIIVNKTLMWKAGDKKLGIKGEMICKSSAKTDAGNRRVAVPRQVLDDLKAFHAEMSDYFVSHDLPTVDLIFPTIYGNYMCDRNERATLKKRLTELGLPNYGFHLFRHTHASLMLNAGANWKELQIRMGHKSIKTTMDTYAELAPKKKAEAVEIYLKEIAKLTA
- a CDS encoding HXXEE domain-containing protein, producing the protein MAFYLWMFPLLFIFHDMEEIIGLVPWIHLNETLLAQKAPAILKIHKGITTEGFALAVFEEFLIVLTITLLAYFSQSRALELVWLGGFVAFALHLLLHIGQSILLRKYIPALITSILCFPISAYLITDIVHLWRVSTSEFFLFSLVASGIVVINLLFALWLGKKYSAWLAHHH
- the rpsD gene encoding 30S ribosomal protein S4, which produces MSRYTGPSWKQARRLGLSLTGTGKELARRNYVPGQHGPNNRSKLSEYGLQLAEKQKLRFTYGVGEKQFRNLFVQATKIKGGILGFNFMLLLERRLDNVVYRLGLATTRRQARQFVNHGHILVDGKRVDIPSYRVTPGQVISVREKSLKVPAILEAVEATLGRPAFVSFDAEKLEGSLTRLPERDEINPEINEALVVEFYNKML
- a CDS encoding polyketide cyclase, with protein sequence MEFSFSLNIRASKEDVWAYYENIEKWYDWEEDLKNITLKGGFETGSYGTMELEGMPPMEYQLTLVKPLEEFWDKTATPFGDILFGHQIIENNDGTVNVKHTVSLNSEDKQHLEFLSQVFSDVPHSIFILKNHLER
- a CDS encoding LysR family transcriptional regulator, whose amino-acid sequence is MNFNDMSIFVTIYETRSINKSSKILQYAQSNLSARLKVLETELDTKLFYRKYNGLVPTESGDLFYQFCKETSNNLEKLKKKCETSKISILISELLFNHDINNSQTIDLNKSEINIQKTSDIPIIAHQEDFDKIFCFQKIENLKHYDEIIGHIESVYACSSNIKATEEMPIFVNKDKNCPFRKQSLMKFTHLKSVVEIDSFENIISLVENGKGIALLPKWLNKRANIKPYDQDIVLIPFYQYEKQNQSR
- a CDS encoding DUF4865 family protein, giving the protein MQAMQYTIKLPADYDMDIIRQRVRNTGHLMDGFDDLFFKVYLISEKSEGQLFNSYCPLYIWKNTNGMTKFIFDGYFDHILNSFGWQNIEIGITSSVEISDHFDSSKYATLEVIDIEESESLKSFTIHEQMQNNESGKAVIFNPDKWKKCIFTFYTNKPDTQLPTFEILHISQ